The Bacteroidota bacterium genome contains a region encoding:
- a CDS encoding P-II family nitrogen regulator — protein sequence MKKLEAIIRPFKLEEVKEGLVELGIKGITVTEVKGFGRQKGHTEIYRGSEYNIDFIPKVKIEVVVPDDLAEKAISTIVDKAKTGQVGDGKIFVTDIADAIRIRTEEAGDSAL from the coding sequence ATGAAAAAACTGGAAGCAATCATCCGGCCGTTCAAGCTGGAGGAGGTAAAAGAAGGCCTGGTTGAACTGGGCATCAAGGGGATTACCGTGACCGAGGTGAAAGGCTTCGGGAGGCAGAAGGGCCATACGGAAATCTATCGCGGATCGGAATACAACATCGATTTCATTCCTAAAGTGAAGATCGAAGTGGTTGTACCCGACGATCTGGCCGAGAAGGCCATCAGCACCATCGTGGACAAAGCCAAGACCGGTCAGGTGGGCGATGGGAAAATTTTTGTGACCGATATCGCCGATGCCATCCGGATCCGGACTGAAGAAGCCGGCGATTCCGCACTCTGA
- a CDS encoding mechanosensitive ion channel family protein, with amino-acid sequence MNTDLITLPSTGLSLSLRMGDWFWVIGWMLTGYLLASLITWLVIRPGRKHRMHGFETWLPLFRSAVWVASLALSVTQVLTVSGDGWWWILAAGLVLVLVGLTDSLKNIMAGIWINVSRMIRRGDRITIGTHTGEVIVTGLVFLTLRDDHQRLLRIPNRECFAQPVVQEPSWMSNRVLMTVRLPAGEPDQPETFLLECVLSSPWCSLSHRPVITRLADSPEGFRLFRIEAHCVSAADTAALESDIRYWVDAGIRTRQTA; translated from the coding sequence ATGAATACCGATCTGATTACCCTGCCGTCCACCGGCTTATCGCTGAGTCTGCGGATGGGCGACTGGTTCTGGGTGATTGGCTGGATGCTTACCGGTTATCTGCTGGCATCCCTGATTACCTGGCTGGTGATCCGGCCCGGCCGCAAACACCGGATGCACGGTTTTGAAACCTGGCTGCCGCTGTTCCGGTCGGCGGTCTGGGTGGCCTCACTGGCCCTGTCGGTTACCCAGGTGCTTACCGTATCAGGTGATGGCTGGTGGTGGATTCTGGCGGCCGGCCTGGTTCTGGTGCTCGTGGGTCTGACCGATTCCTTAAAAAACATCATGGCGGGCATCTGGATCAACGTGAGCCGGATGATCCGGCGGGGCGACCGGATCACCATCGGAACCCACACCGGTGAGGTGATTGTGACTGGTCTGGTGTTTCTGACGCTCCGTGATGATCATCAGCGGTTGCTTCGCATTCCGAACCGGGAGTGTTTTGCACAGCCGGTGGTGCAGGAACCTTCCTGGATGAGTAACCGGGTCCTTATGACGGTCCGGCTGCCGGCGGGAGAGCCCGATCAGCCCGAGACGTTTCTGCTCGAATGTGTGCTGTCCTCTCCGTGGTGCAGTCTCAGTCACCGGCCGGTGATCACCCGGCTGGCCGATTCACCTGAAGGATTCCGCCTGTTCCGCATCGAGGCGCATTGTGTGTCGGCTGCCGACACCGCTGCACTGGAAAGCGACATCCGTTACTGGGTGGATGCCGGCATCCGGACCCGCCAGACGGCCTGA
- a CDS encoding DNA-3-methyladenine glycosylase I codes for MTARCPWPGQDDRMLAYHDQEWGVPIHDDRQWFEKLVLDTAQAGLSWKTILHKREGYREAFHLFDVERVAAMTDDDVEDLMQNPGIVRNRMKIRSTISNAKAFMAVQKEFGSFDQYIWSFTGGKRVVNQFRELKDFPARTDLSDRISKDLKKRGFSFVGSTVVYAFIQAGGIVDDHTVTCFRKADLASGFPV; via the coding sequence CTGACCGCCCGCTGCCCCTGGCCCGGCCAGGATGACCGGATGCTGGCGTACCATGATCAGGAATGGGGTGTTCCCATTCATGACGACCGGCAATGGTTCGAAAAACTGGTGCTTGATACCGCCCAGGCTGGTCTGAGCTGGAAAACAATTCTTCATAAGCGGGAAGGCTACCGGGAGGCCTTCCACCTGTTCGATGTGGAACGGGTGGCCGCCATGACCGATGACGATGTGGAAGACCTGATGCAAAACCCAGGAATCGTGCGCAACCGCATGAAGATCCGGTCCACCATCAGCAATGCGAAGGCATTTATGGCAGTACAGAAGGAGTTTGGTAGTTTTGACCAGTACATCTGGTCTTTCACCGGCGGAAAGCGGGTGGTGAATCAGTTCAGAGAGCTGAAGGACTTCCCTGCCCGGACCGATCTGTCTGACCGTATCAGCAAGGATTTAAAAAAGCGGGGATTTTCATTTGTGGGATCCACCGTGGTGTACGCCTTTATTCAGGCAGGTGGCATTGTGGATGACCACACGGTCACCTGTTTCAGAAAAGCCGATCTGGCGAGCGGGTTTCCTGTATAA
- the amt gene encoding ammonium transporter, protein MMVSTALVFWMNLGFGCVESGLTRAKNTTNIMFKNTITPVIGIILYAAWGFNVMYPGADYAGGFFGFAGFGLSTGPEGLTSAYNPGYTYWTDFLFQVMFAATAATIVSGAVAERIKLSSYIVFTFFILGVIYPIAGFWKWGNGWLNTMEIPFYDFAGSTIVHSIGGWAALAGVIVLGPRIGKYVGGKTIPIPGHSMPLATIGVFVLWLGWFGFNGGSVLSADPGAVSRTLMTTTIAAAAGGFAAMIVSWFMFKKPDLSMTLNGILAGLVAITAGADKMLPMSSILIGAIGGVLAVYAVIIFDKLKLDDPVGALSVHLVNGVWGTLAVGLFGDLAGTGQVVSQLIGIAAVGAFTFTLSLIAFYLIKVTMGLRVSADEEFEGLDIGEHGMEAYPDFANENK, encoded by the coding sequence ATGATGGTATCAACTGCATTGGTATTCTGGATGAATCTCGGTTTCGGTTGCGTTGAATCGGGCTTAACCCGCGCAAAGAATACCACCAATATCATGTTTAAAAACACCATCACCCCTGTGATCGGAATTATTCTGTATGCTGCATGGGGATTCAATGTCATGTACCCCGGAGCGGATTATGCAGGCGGATTTTTTGGCTTTGCCGGATTCGGACTTTCAACCGGACCCGAAGGTCTGACTTCTGCCTACAACCCGGGATATACCTACTGGACTGACTTTCTGTTCCAGGTAATGTTTGCTGCCACTGCAGCTACCATCGTGTCGGGTGCAGTAGCCGAGCGGATTAAACTCTCCTCTTATATCGTTTTCACCTTTTTCATTCTGGGTGTGATCTATCCGATCGCCGGTTTCTGGAAATGGGGCAATGGCTGGCTGAACACCATGGAAATTCCGTTCTATGATTTTGCCGGATCCACCATCGTTCACTCCATCGGGGGATGGGCTGCGCTGGCCGGTGTGATTGTGCTTGGTCCGCGGATCGGGAAATATGTCGGCGGCAAAACCATTCCGATTCCTGGTCACTCCATGCCTTTGGCCACCATTGGCGTGTTTGTTCTTTGGCTGGGCTGGTTCGGATTCAATGGCGGTTCGGTTCTTTCGGCCGATCCGGGTGCCGTATCTCGCACGCTGATGACCACCACCATTGCTGCTGCAGCTGGCGGATTTGCGGCCATGATTGTTTCATGGTTCATGTTTAAAAAGCCGGATCTTTCCATGACCCTGAACGGTATTCTTGCTGGTCTGGTTGCCATTACCGCCGGTGCTGATAAAATGTTGCCCATGTCCTCCATTCTGATCGGGGCCATTGGCGGGGTTCTGGCAGTGTATGCTGTCATCATATTCGACAAACTGAAACTCGATGATCCGGTTGGAGCCCTTTCCGTTCACCTGGTTAATGGTGTATGGGGAACGCTTGCCGTTGGTCTGTTCGGTGATCTGGCCGGAACGGGTCAGGTGGTCAGCCAGCTGATTGGTATTGCAGCGGTTGGAGCCTTTACGTTCACTTTGAGTCTGATTGCCTTCTACCTGATTAAAGTGACCATGGGTCTGCGGGTATCGGCTGACGAAGAATTCGAAGGTCTCGATATCGGTGAGCACGGCATGGAAGCGTACCCTGACTTTGCAAACGAAAACAAATAA
- a CDS encoding NAD(P)-dependent alcohol dehydrogenase, translated as MSVPSLAALSAKSILTPHATELPDPGPTQVKIRIHHCGICHSDIHLIDNDWGMSRYPLVPGHEIIGTVIETGSQVTRLKKGMVVGVGWQAGSCGTCEWCQSGQEQLCQRSQPTCVGRPGGFAHETLADERFAIPIPDGLPQAEAAPLLCAGITVYSPLSRHVPKPASVGVVGIGGLGHLAVQFASVMGHKVTALSSSADKEPQARQLGATAFIDTSASSAMKSAYNSLDYVLVTVSAPLDWTPYVNLLRPNGTLCFVGATGGPISIPTGLLLGRQRSVTGSNLGSPGQIAGMLALSARHSITAVSERMPLDRVNEALDRVRTNQARFRMVLDMPA; from the coding sequence ATGTCCGTTCCGTCTCTCGCCGCCTTGTCTGCAAAATCCATCCTGACCCCCCACGCTACCGAGCTTCCCGATCCGGGCCCGACCCAGGTCAAAATCCGGATCCATCACTGTGGCATCTGCCACTCCGATATCCATCTGATTGATAATGACTGGGGCATGAGCCGATACCCGCTGGTTCCCGGGCATGAGATTATCGGCACCGTGATTGAAACAGGCAGCCAGGTTACCCGGCTGAAAAAGGGCATGGTGGTGGGAGTGGGCTGGCAGGCCGGAAGCTGCGGAACCTGTGAATGGTGTCAGTCGGGACAGGAGCAACTCTGCCAGCGGTCTCAGCCGACCTGCGTGGGCCGGCCGGGCGGATTTGCACACGAAACCCTCGCGGATGAACGGTTTGCCATTCCAATCCCCGATGGTCTGCCTCAGGCTGAAGCGGCTCCCCTCCTCTGCGCCGGCATCACTGTCTATTCACCTCTCAGCCGTCATGTTCCCAAACCCGCCTCGGTCGGCGTGGTGGGAATCGGGGGATTGGGTCATCTGGCGGTTCAGTTTGCCTCGGTGATGGGACACAAAGTGACCGCTCTGTCTTCCAGCGCCGATAAGGAACCACAGGCCCGCCAGCTGGGAGCCACAGCATTTATCGACACGTCGGCCTCATCGGCCATGAAGTCGGCTTACAACTCGCTCGATTACGTGCTGGTTACGGTTTCTGCACCGCTCGACTGGACCCCATACGTGAATCTGTTGCGTCCCAACGGAACGCTGTGCTTTGTGGGAGCCACCGGGGGCCCGATTTCCATCCCGACGGGCCTGTTGCTGGGCCGTCAGCGGTCGGTGACCGGAAGCAACCTGGGAAGTCCCGGGCAGATTGCCGGGATGCTCGCGCTGTCTGCACGGCATTCCATCACGGCCGTGAGCGAACGGATGCCTTTGGATCGGGTGAATGAGGCGCTGGATCGGGTACGGACGAATCAGGCCCGGTTCCGGATGGTGCTGGATATGCCGGCCTGA